A genomic region of Cryptococcus neoformans var. grubii H99 chromosome 13, complete sequence contains the following coding sequences:
- a CDS encoding anaphase-promoting complex subunit 2 encodes MAALQAALLEWDMNLPDPEQGRIALAVEQVRKFIYPRNLYQVGSAKPQISPEISHAFAIVKQYDMSKSVFDDFLDDVENNFELVEYDVLAAIQGLELPAEDDNDKLVLRTMSGLFERLATWQRSWGLPLRAFQDNIYVALFTRKFHHLLHSSFPPSFPDHLLRFLHASLASLPEYLTNPPPQQGYLQSVPINYQKVLPPTPHLSRLGIFPRYAGSLSKVAHEEIERIAREEAGKGWGERRLGRARQRIGDGVANWLSGMFEGNEAVQGALRPMFSRFDYFLCKCFFDTRTDELFDIIIDFPDSMAALEDLKECLFKVDQRLELVNKLNAANLKRLLHPGAETHVILNIYISTIRSLRILDPLGVLLHAVALPIREHLRKRPDTIKCIVEALVQGEELQDENEGGLIGEGDSEAEDFNDPRWEPEPADAAPEFRSGKTSDIVSTLVSIFGTKEVIVKELQNYLAGRLLQVKNYDVVHEVRTIELLKLRFGESALAGCDVMVKDVADSKRIDGHVQEEKKSVVHPLVLSKVFWPNMPRSSLKLPSKLQKIHAEYESSFHIFKPDKHLRFVPHLGTLSLTISLSDRIVTVDATPLQASIMELFEKQDVWMVDQLVDKLGVGKGEVGKALGWWAERGVVKDEGAKGWRLLEFAEEEFEGEQH; translated from the exons ATGGCTGCTCTCCAAGCCGCTCTCCTCGAGTGGGACATGAACCTTCCCGACCCGGAACAAGGACGTATCGCACTCGCCGTGGAACAAGTCCGAAAGTTTATCTATCCCAGAAATCTATATCAAGTCGGGAGCGCAAAACCTC AAATATCTCCCGAGATCAGTCATGCGTTCGCCATAGTCAAGCAATATGACATGTCAAAATCAGTCTTTGACGACTTTTTGGACGATGTGGAGAACAACTTTGAACTGGTAGAGTATGACGTACTGGCAGCTATACAAGGGTTGGAATTGCCTGCAGAGGATGACAATGACAAGCTGGTGCTGCGTACCATGTCAGGCCTGTTTGAGCGTTTGGCAACATGGCAGAGATCTTGGGGTCTGCCTCTACGGGCGTTCCAAGA CAACATATACGTCGCTCTATTCACCCGCAAattccaccatcttctccactcATCATtccccccttccttccccgACCACCTCTTACGTTTCCTTCACGCCTCCCTCGCTTCTCTCCCTGAATACCTCACCAACCCCCCACCGCAACAGGGTTACCTCCAATCCGTACCCATCAACTATCAAAAAGTGCTTCCACCTACGCCGCACCTTTCGCGGCTTGGGATTTTCCCAAGATATGCGGGAAGTTTGAGCAAGGTTGCGCATGAGGAGATTGAACGGATAGCGAGGGAGGAAGCGGGAAAAGGATggggggaaagaagattagGTAGGGCAAGGCAGAGGATTGGGGATGGTGTTGCGAACTGGTTATCAGGGATGTTTGAAG GTAATGAAGCTGTACAGGGTGCATTACGACCAATGTTCTCACGGTTCGACTATTTCCTGTGTAAATGCTTTTTTGACACAAG AACGGACGAGTTATTCGACATTATCATTGACTTTCCCGATTCCATGGCTGCTCTTGAAGATCTCAAAGAGTGTCTGTTCAAAGTCGACCAGCGTTTAGAATTAGTCAACAAGCTCAACGCTGC AAATCTTAAACGTCTCCTTCATCCCGGTGCCGAAACCCATGTCATCCTGAACATTTACATCTCCACCATTCGCTCTCTCCGTATCCTCGATCCTCTCGGTGTCCTCTTACACGCTGTCGCCCTTCCTATCCGGGAACACCTCCGAAAAAGGCCAGATACTATCAAATGTATCGTCGAAGCGCTCGTCCAGGGGGAAGAACTGcaagatgagaatgagggCGGGTTAATCGGTGAGGGGGATAGTGAAGCAGAGGATTTCAACGATCCGAGATGGGAGCCTGAGCCGGCGGATGCTGCGCCAGAATTCAGGTCCGGCAAGACGAGCGATATCGTCTCCACGCTGGTCAGCATATTTGGCACAAAAGAGGTGATTGTGAAGGAATTGCAGAATTACCTCGCGGGGAGATTATTGCAAGTAAAGAATTATGATGTGGTGCATGAAGTGAGAACGATTGAATTGTTGAAATTGAGGTTTGGAGAAAGTGCGCTGGCGGGATGTGATGTGATGGTGAAAGACGTGGCGGATTCAAAGAGGATTGATGGACATGtccaagaagagaaaaaa TCTGTCGTACACCCTCTTGTTCTCTCAAAAGTATTTTGGCCAAATATGCCCCGGTCATCTCTCAAACTCCCATCGAAATTACAAAA GATACACGCCGAATACGAATCCTCATTCCACATATTCAAACCTGACAAGCACCTCCGCTTCGTCCCCCATCTTGGTACACTCTCGCTCACCATCTCGCTTTCCGACCGGATCGTCACGGTCGACGCTACGCCTCTACAAGCATCGATTATGGAGTTATTTGAGAAGCAGGATGTTTGGATGGTAGATCAGCTCGTGGACAAGTTGGGAGtggggaaaggggaagtGGGGAAGGCGTTGGGATGGTGGGCGGAGAGAGGAGTGGTGAAAGATGAGGGGGCAAAAGGATGGAGGCTGCTGGAAtttgcagaagaggaatttGAAGGAGAGCAGCATTAG